The following nucleotide sequence is from uncultured Ilyobacter sp..
TCGGTTCCCTTCTCATCCACTGGATAAGGTGTTTCATAGTCGCTATCGCTCCTTGAACTCCCTTAACTTATTCTGTAGGACGACTGAGTGCGGGTTTTTCCTGTATAAGTCCTGCGACTTGAAAATTCAAAAATTATAAAAACATGTTATCTCAACTAAAAAGCAAGCACATAGAAATTTTAGATTTTATGCACTCAAAAAGTTTTTTAAATTTTCGGCCATTGACAAAATAAGCATTAAGAATGACTGAGAGAAATCTTTAGAAAAAATCAACTGTCTGAGCGAAGCGAGTAGCCAAAAAATAACGAATTATACGAGTATATTTTCTGGTTCTCAGAAAGCAAGTTTCTGAGTTTCATCATTCATACTAGATTTCCGAAGGTATTTAGCTTATTTTTCACAGGCCTTGATCTTTAGGAAATGCCTTTGGGGTGCTTTCATCAAGGAAAAGTGACGGAAGTTTAGATAAATTCAATAATTTCTAATCTAATGTCCTCAAAAGTGTATCATAAAAAAGACTGTGCTGCTCCATCCCTCGCCCTGAATAGATTGTCCCAAAGAGGTATATCTCTCCTGTGACATTTTTAAAAAGTCTTTTTAATACCGCATCTAAATCTAGTTTTTCCATCTGAAGCTCATCCTCTCCTGTGAAAACTCTTCCTATAGGCCAGTCTTTATTTAAGGACCATAAGTTTTGGAATTCATTATAGCTTTTAAGAGTATAGAGGGGGTTTCTCACATCAGTCAGTATAAGTATCCTGCTTTTTCTACCAGTCCCTATGAAACTTCCCGGAGTAGATAGAGATATGTAACCTCCCTCTAATTTAACCCCTATATCCTCTAAGCTAGGCGTCATCTTAGCGCCCTCCCTTATAAATTTTATAAACTCATAGTTTGCATCCTTTAGCATCTGAAAACCCTCCATCACCCTTACAAAATCCTCTGATGAATCCATGAGTTCCCTACAGGCCTTTATATCCTTGGCATCGTCACTTCTACCGACGAAATATTCCAGATACACCGATGTGAAAAACTTATTTATCGGCAGCTCCCTGTCCAGGGATTTTATAAATTCAACCATGTTGTTGTATTCCTCTATTTTATTCATAGGAAGCCTTCTTAAGAGCTGTTTGTCCTCTATCTTTTCCAGTTTGTAGTCTCTTTTAGACAGGTAGTCTGCCAAAAGGGCGGAACTTATTAGATCCATCTGAAGGACTATATTTATAAAGACCTTCATCTCGTCATAATTTATTCTTATTTTTTTAAACCTGTAAAAAACCAGGGCAAAAATAGTCAAGGCAAACACATAGGGGTTGTCTGTAACCTTATCATTTTTAGAGGTATAGAGGTATTTTATATCCATCTTCTCTGATATTCTGGAAAGCCCAAAATCCAAAGTCACATTATACCTCGGGGTAATTACCGATATTTCATTTCCCGGTACTCCCTGTTCCAAAAGTTCCACCACCAGTCTCAGAACTTTCTTGTCCTCTTTACTTCTAAACTCATTTTCAAGATCTGTTTTTATGTTTGAATTTGCAGCAGTTTCTTCTGTGTCTAACATCAAATTTTTTGAAATAACCTCTATAAACTCCCTAAATTTTTCTGCATTTTTATTTTTTTCAAGTCTCTCCTCCTGAAAATTTGGAAGTAATTCCTTTTCTATATAATTTCTAGAAAACTGATATATCCCGTAAGGTCCGTCGGTATTATAATAAAGGATACTTCCTTTCACCCACTTAGAAAGTTCCATTATGAAATCCCCCTGTGATATAGATACATTTTCCAAGTTGTCCACCACGAGATATTTTACACTGTTTTGAAGATATTCCAGATATTTTTCATCTTTTAGAAGATAGTTAAAATAAAGATAAATTGATACGGCATTATCCACAATCCCCTCTTCTATTATTCTCTCGATGTACCGAACCGTTATTTCGTTCATCTCTTTATAAAATTCCACTTCTAGTTTTTCATCTTCTACCTTGCTTTTATATATCCTTTCCCCTATTTTTTTATAACTTGTATTGGATAGGGAGGCCCCTGTGATATTTGACAAAAGTTTCCTAGCTATCTCCTCATCGCTGCTTATGATTCCCTGAAGGGAATCTTTTTTTCTATAAAATTCAACTGTTTTGGACATGAGGCTTTGAGAGGCTTCATAGTGCATAAAAACAGGTTCAATCTCATGTTTTTTTATAAGGCTACACTTTTCTAAAACCACAGGCCAGAACAGCCTCAATTCCCTCTGAATAAATCCGAAATATGAAAAAATTCTAAGCTGCGAGGCCACCTTAAAATCAACATTTTTCATCCATTTTATTCTCTCTGTCCTGTTGGCCACAAGGACCAGAATATCGTTAGAGTTTATTCCGTCTGACAGCATACGGCAGTATCTTTTGATTGCATTTTCTGTTTTGCCACTTCCGGTTTCTCCTAAAATAACTCTTCTCATAAAATCATCACCCTAACCAATTTTACACGGGAAATAAAAAAAAGAAAACCTCTTTATAGGTTTTCTTTATCTAACTTTTATTAATTTCTCTTAATTTAGCTCAAGTTGCTACTTGAAATAAATTCTCCTAAATTACTGAATTTATCTGAATATTAGAACCAAAAGATTTTGTCACGAATGGACACTAATAAAAGATAGGGAAATTAGCACGAATAAGGACAAAATCTTTTGGTTACAGAGAAAAGAAGAGAGTATCACGGAGGAGAGCGATATTAAAGTCAAAAGATTTTATCACGAATGAACACCAATAAAAGATAGGGAAATTAACACGAATAAGGACAAAATCTTTTGGTCACAGAGAAAAGAAGAGAGTATCACGGAGGAGAGCGATATTAAAGTCAAAAAATTTTGTCACGAATGGGCACTAATAAAAGATAGGGAAATTAGCACGAATAATAAAAAACCTTTTGGTCACAGAGGACGCAGAGAAAAAGAGGGAGTTTCATAGAGTTGAACCCAAAAGTATTTATACTTTCTTTTTTGAGTGGTTTTTTATCTCTTTTCACTTGCCATTGATAAAATCAGCGTTAAGAATGACCGAAGTGGAATCCTTAGATAAATTCGACTGTCTGAGCGTAGCGAGTTTCGAATTTATCTTGGATTTCCGAGGGCATTTAGCTGATTTTTCACGGGCTTGAACTTTTGGTTACTTTTCTTTCAAGAGAAAAGTAACGAATTCTTATAAATTCGATACTTTAATTTGAATAAAGATAGTAACTTAGCTTAATTTCATTCAGATGGAAGATAGAAAAATTTAACTTATCTCCTCTAGATCCAAAAAAATTCCCCCTAGGATAAAATAACTGAGACTTATAAGGAAAATAGATATCACTATACCCACTAGGCTAAGGGCCATTAGAACAGCCATTAGTATGCAGTTTGTGTATAGGGGAAGGTCTTTTAATTTTTCCACCATTTCCAAAGGGGCATCCAGTTTCTTCAAAAAAACTGCATATACCACCAAGAGAATAAGATCAGCCACTCCAAAGGCCAGCTGAAACCAGAAAAGCTGGATAGGATAAGATTTTGCCAAAATCATCCCCCCATGACCTACAATGGTAAGGCATATCATTAAATTTATTATTTTATTCATTTTAAAACTATTAAGCCTGTTATTTAGCTCCTCTTTAAACCTCAGCATTATAAAGGTGAAGATTAAAACAGAAAAAAATGTCCCTAAGGTTATAATCCAGAAGGGTGGTCTCTGAGATTCCCTGGTGATCTGAAGAGACTGGAGAACAAGATTATAACCTCCATAAAAAAAGCATATTTGCTTCATCACGTTAAGAGATACCTCTTTCATAAAAATCACACCTTCATAATAGAGTTTTTATTCCTTGGCCTCTTCTAGATAACTCATCTCCATAAAAATATTTCCAAGAATAAAATAGCTGAAACTTATAAGGAAAACAGCAAAAATAATCCCCACTATGGTAAATATCATAAATACTGCCACAAGAATACAGTTACTGTATAGCCTCAGGCTTTTTATTTTCTCAAGTTTCTCAAGAGGAGCATCCAAATTTTTCAAAAAAACAGCATAAATAATATCTAAAACCATACCCCCTATACCCAGGAAAAGCTGCATATAGATAACACTTTGAGGATAGGCCCTTCCCAAAAGTGATGTGGCATACCCGGCAACAGACATATATATCATTATTATTATAACCTTATCCATCTTTATGCTGTTCAGACGCCTGTTCAGCTCCTCTTTAAATCTCAGCATTATGAATATAAATATTGCCACTGAGACAAAAGAGATAAGGGTAACTAACCATGTAGGAGTTTTTTCAGGAGATATGCTAAACTGAGTCACGAGGCTAAACATGCCATAAAAATAACATATAGCTTTCATCGCCTCTAAAGAAATCATATTCATAAATATCCCTCCCATATTTCTCTCTACAACTACTTTACTTTATTAAATTGCATAGACCTTTTATTTTATTGATTTTTTAAGAAGATTGAAGTAATATAGGCATTAGGAAGGTTATGAGGTGATTTTATGAGCAGTTCAGAAATATTAAATAGAGAGAATTTTTTTAAAGAGTTCTCCATAGACGAAGAGTATTTCAAAAGTACCGGACTAGAGTGGAGTGAACTTGAAAAAATATATCAAGACTACACATTACTGGTTCCTATCATGGAAAAGAGAGCAGAAGAGATAGTTCTGCATATAATGGCATTAAAAGATGTCCATTCTGTAAGACGCCGGGTAAAAAAAGCGGAACATCTTATTGAAAAAATCATAAGAAAGGGGAGAAAATATGCAGATAGGGGTATCAATGTCAAAACTTACAAAAAAATTGTAACTGACCTTATAGGGGTTAGAGTTTTACATCTATTCAAGGATGACTGGAAAAGCATACATGAAGAGATAATCGATTTATGGGAAACAAAAGAAACCCCGCAGATCAATATAAGAAGAGGAGACTACAACCTAGATAAGCTCCGTGAAGGGATAAAAAACTGCAACTGCGATATAATTGTGAGAGAACATGGCTACCGATCTGTACACTACCTCATAGGAGCCTCTCTGAGTGCCCAAAAGGAAGTCCTTGTAGAGATTCAGGTAAGGACTGTTTTCGAAGAAGCCTGGAGTGAAATAGACCATATAATAAGATATCCCTATGATATAGACAACCCGATTCTTTCTGAATATCTCGGAATATTCAATAGAATTGTAGGAAGTGCAGATGAGATGGGAATGTTTATAAAAAAATTAAAAAAAGAGGTTGGTAAAGACAACCCAAATCCTAGAGAATTGGATAATAAATTCAAATAGTGTTATACGCTGCCCTTATATTTGGGACAGTTTTTTTATTTTCCAATATAAAAGCATATTTTTTACGGAAAATACCTTCGGTAATTACTCAATGTTTACTCTTTTTATACAATTTATTTTTTTATTGAAAAGGAAAACAGGAATAAATATATAAAATTAAGAATATAAAGAAGGAGGTGAAAATATGGTTTCAGATCTTAGAATTTACAAAGGAGATTATGAAAGAGGAAAAATCCCTATAAAAGACTTCCAGGAATATCCATTAGAGCATCTTCATGAATGGCTTATAGAAGCATATGAAAAAGGTGAAAAATTTCCAAACACCATGACTCTTAGCACCGTAACCCAGTCTGGGGTCACAATGAGCGCTGTTCCTCTAAAATCCTTTAAAAATGAAAAACTCAGATTTTTCAGCAGTTATGACAAAGACTATAATTCAGAATTAGGTTCCAAAGGCTCTGTGGGTGTTCATTTCTTTTTCAAAAAAACAAAAAGACAGATTTTTATAAGAGGCGATATCGAAAAAATACCTGTATCGGAATCTGAGGATTATTTTAATGAACAACCAAAGGAAGATAAAATCATGATATGGGCTACAAAAGAGGGAAAGGCAATCTTAAAAAAAGACGAACTAAAAAATCATTTCGATCAAATCAGAGACAGATTCAAAGGCAGCTCTATTCCATACCCGGAATTTTGGGGCGGTTATGATATAACTCCCAAGTATATAGAATTCCTAGAGGGTATAGAGGGTGGAGTGCATCAAAAATTAATTTATCAGCTTATAAATGGAAAATGGACAAAGAAAAAAACTACATCTTAGTGTAATTATGAAAATAAATTAACCATACAAAAAGGAGTTTTTAAAAACTCCTTTTTTCATTATATTCAGAATATTCAGATTAGATTTTCAGTACTCAAATACATATTATCCCAGTATTTTTCGAGCCTCTAAAAGTCTTTGGGACGCTGTAAAAATAACAGCAGAAAAGAATACTACTCCTATCGGGTTTATATACTTTGTAAAAAGCATCATCATTGTAAAAAATATAAACCCCTCAGTCCTTTCAGCGACTCCAGCTTGATAATAAAAAGATTTGCTTCCCTTTTTTTTCGCCATCATCCCAGTGGTTAAAAAAACCGTCATAGAAAATATTATACTGCAGGTCAGGATGAGCATTATCATTCTAGTATTTGAAAATCTAAATGCCAACCCCAATATAACAGATATTTCCACAAGCCTGTCAAAAGTTATATCCATAACTGTACCAAAAGGAGTCGCGCCATTTTCCCTAGCTATGGTACCATCAACTGCGTCGAGGAGACCTGACAACCACAAAACTGTGATAGCCATTAGCGGCATTTTAAAGTAGATAAAAATACCTGCTGATATCCCCATAAAAAAAGCGATAACAGTAACCTGGTTAGCAGTGAAATTATATCTCATGAAAAAATTCGCCACTTTTTTTATAATTGGCTGTACATGTTTTCTAGCGTGTGTGTCGAGCATTTTTAGCACCTCTATTCATATCAAT
It contains:
- a CDS encoding pyridoxal 5'-phosphate synthase; translated protein: MVSDLRIYKGDYERGKIPIKDFQEYPLEHLHEWLIEAYEKGEKFPNTMTLSTVTQSGVTMSAVPLKSFKNEKLRFFSSYDKDYNSELGSKGSVGVHFFFKKTKRQIFIRGDIEKIPVSESEDYFNEQPKEDKIMIWATKEGKAILKKDELKNHFDQIRDRFKGSSIPYPEFWGGYDITPKYIEFLEGIEGGVHQKLIYQLINGKWTKKKTTS
- a CDS encoding CDP-alcohol phosphatidyltransferase family protein; its protein translation is MLDTHARKHVQPIIKKVANFFMRYNFTANQVTVIAFFMGISAGIFIYFKMPLMAITVLWLSGLLDAVDGTIARENGATPFGTVMDITFDRLVEISVILGLAFRFSNTRMIMLILTCSIIFSMTVFLTTGMMAKKKGSKSFYYQAGVAERTEGFIFFTMMMLFTKYINPIGVVFFSAVIFTASQRLLEARKILG
- a CDS encoding UvrD-helicase domain-containing protein; this translates as MRRVILGETGSGKTENAIKRYCRMLSDGINSNDILVLVANRTERIKWMKNVDFKVASQLRIFSYFGFIQRELRLFWPVVLEKCSLIKKHEIEPVFMHYEASQSLMSKTVEFYRKKDSLQGIISSDEEIARKLLSNITGASLSNTSYKKIGERIYKSKVEDEKLEVEFYKEMNEITVRYIERIIEEGIVDNAVSIYLYFNYLLKDEKYLEYLQNSVKYLVVDNLENVSISQGDFIMELSKWVKGSILYYNTDGPYGIYQFSRNYIEKELLPNFQEERLEKNKNAEKFREFIEVISKNLMLDTEETAANSNIKTDLENEFRSKEDKKVLRLVVELLEQGVPGNEISVITPRYNVTLDFGLSRISEKMDIKYLYTSKNDKVTDNPYVFALTIFALVFYRFKKIRINYDEMKVFINIVLQMDLISSALLADYLSKRDYKLEKIEDKQLLRRLPMNKIEEYNNMVEFIKSLDRELPINKFFTSVYLEYFVGRSDDAKDIKACRELMDSSEDFVRVMEGFQMLKDANYEFIKFIREGAKMTPSLEDIGVKLEGGYISLSTPGSFIGTGRKSRILILTDVRNPLYTLKSYNEFQNLWSLNKDWPIGRVFTGEDELQMEKLDLDAVLKRLFKNVTGEIYLFGTIYSGRGMEQHSLFYDTLLRTLD
- a CDS encoding GTP pyrophosphokinase, whose translation is MSSSEILNRENFFKEFSIDEEYFKSTGLEWSELEKIYQDYTLLVPIMEKRAEEIVLHIMALKDVHSVRRRVKKAEHLIEKIIRKGRKYADRGINVKTYKKIVTDLIGVRVLHLFKDDWKSIHEEIIDLWETKETPQINIRRGDYNLDKLREGIKNCNCDIIVREHGYRSVHYLIGASLSAQKEVLVEIQVRTVFEEAWSEIDHIIRYPYDIDNPILSEYLGIFNRIVGSADEMGMFIKKLKKEVGKDNPNPRELDNKFK